The following DNA comes from Nocardioides sp. JQ2195.
GGTGGCTCTACTACCAGGTCCAGCGCACCCACTCCGATGGCTGGATGGTGCATCCGGTCCGGATCGGACTGTTCGCCCTCCTCCTGGCCTACATGGCGAGCTTCGTTGCCGCGATGGCACGGCCCATCGACGGGGTGGAGACCAGCAGCGCCACGCTCGGCATGGTCGGGGTCCTCGGCTGGCTGGGCATCGGCCTCCTGGCGCACGACGGCGTTCCGACACACGAGCGCTTCGATGTCCTGGTGCGCCGACTCGTGCTGGCCACCGCGTTGCTGGGTGCCCTTGGCGTCGCACAGTTCCTGACCCACGACTCGCTGATCCGCTGGTTCACCATTCCCGGGCTGCAGACCAGCGCGCCGCTCGGTGACCTGATGAGCCGGGCCGGTTTCACCCGCCCGGCCGGCACCGCACTGCACCCCATCGAGTTCGGTGCCGTGCTGACCACCGTCCTGCCGATCGCCATCGCCAGGGCCCGCACGCATGCTGCCGGTCGACACCCGGGTGCTTGGTTGTGCGTCCTGGCAATCGCCTTGGGGATTGTCGTGTCAGGGTCACGCTCGGCCATCCTGGCCGCGCTTGTGGGGCTCGTGGTTCTCGGCGCCGCGTGGTCCTACAGAACCCGGATGATGGCGGTCGTCCTGGTCGGCATCCTCCTCGGATTCGTGGCCGTGGCCCTCCCCGGGGTCTCGGGCAGCTTGTTCAAGCTGTTCACCGGATTCGCCGAGGACGGGAGCACGCAGTCACGCACCGGCTCCTACACCATCGTCTCCGAGTTCTTCGAGCGTCAGCCCTGGTTCGGCCGAGGACCCTCGACCTTCCTCCCGAGCTATCGCATCCTCGACAACCAGTACCTCCTGCTCCTGGTCGACATCGGAATCGTCGGCCTGCTCGTCTTCCTGGCGCTGATGTTCGCGGCCATCGGCAGCGCCTGGGCAGCACGGCGGCTGTCGACGAACAGGGGCACGAAGGAGATGGCGCAATCCCTCAGTGCCGCAGTCGCCGCAGCAGGATTCGGACTCGGCACCTACGACGGCTTCAGCTTCCCCATGGGCACGTCCGTGCTCTTCCTGGTGATCGGACTGAGCGGCACGATCTGGCGACTGGTCAGGCTCGAGGACTGTGACTCCGGCCCGTCAATACCCGATCTTGGGTATTTCGACTCGGCGGAGAGTGACCTAAGGTGACCCGTCGAGCACCGGCCTCGAGGGAATGCCTTGGAGCATGCCCATCGCGACCCCGCCTCGGTGCTCTTGGGGGGCCGACACAGGGAGAGCACACATGCACCGCCGGAACGGCCGATTCGCACGACTTCACATCGTGGTGGCGGCCTTGAGACGAGCGACCACCATCAGCTTGGCCGGGACCTTCCTGGTCGTCAGTGCCATCACCACTGGGTACCTGCTCAAGCCGACCTCGACACAAACTCCTTCAGCCGAGCCAGAGCCAGGCGCCTCGACGGCCACAGTGGAGCGAATGCGAAAGGGGTGGCCAACGAAGGAGACGTCGGGCGCCCACGGCACGCTTCGATCGATCCAGGGCCGCACGATCACACGCGACGGAGCGGTCCTGCGCAACGTGCGGGTCAACGGGCAGCTGACGATCATGGCCGACGACGTCGTCCTCGACAACGTCTACGTCAAGACGTCGAGCGCCTACGGCGTGCTGGTCTACGGCCACCGTGCCAAGGTCAGGGACACCACCATCGAGGGCACACCCGGTCCGACCTTGGCCGGCCTCGTCGCCTACGAGGGCGGATCCTTCGTCGCACGGCGCATCCACGTCTTCAGGACCGAGGACGGAGTCCGGATGGCAAGCAACTGCATCCTCACCGACTCCCTCATCCACGGACTCCGCGGCAGCCCCGAGTCGCACTTCGACGCCGTCACCGCCGACGGCTACACCGGTTGGCGCATCCTCCGCAACCGGATCCTCAACCACCACAGCCAGACCGCGGCTGTCTGGGTGGGCGATCCTCGTTACCGCGACTCGGCGGGCCTTCTCAAGAACAACTTCATCGCCGGTGGTGGCTACTCGATCTACGGTGGGCCCGGGCAGCGGGCCGGGATCCGGGTCATCGACAACACCTTCTCCACGAAGCACTTCCCCCGCTCCGGCTACTGGGGTCCCGTCGCCTACTGGGAGTCCAGCGGCAACACGTGGTCGGGCAACGTGTGGCGCGGCGGTCGCCGCGACGGTTCCAGGGTCAGGCCGTAGCCATGGTGGCCGGGATCGACGTGGTGGTGGTGACCCACAACAGTGAGCGGGTCATCGGCGACCTGCTCGATTCGCTCGGTCCCGCCCTGGACGGTCTCCCGGCCCGCACCGTGGTCGTGGACAACGGGTCCACCGACGACACCTGCGCAGTGGTCGCGCAACACCCCGACTGCGTGTTGGTGCGCTCGGACAACCGCGGGTACGCGGCGGGCATCAACCTCGGCGTCGCCACCCTGGAGGGCGAGGGATCCATCCTCGTCCTGAACCCTGACGTCCGGCTCTCTCCCGGTTGCGTCCGCGCCCTCATGGGTGCGCTGGAGGTTCCGGGCACCGGCATTGCTGCCCCCCGGGTGTTGAACGAGGACGGCTCCCTCTTCCACTCACTGCGCCGCGAGCCCACGTTGGGCCGCGCCCTCGGCCTGGGTCGAACCGGTCTCGGTTTCCTGAGCGAGACGGTGTCGGACGACGCCGTCTATGACGCTCCACAGGTCACCGACTGGGCACTGGGCGCTGTCCTGCTCGTCTCCCGCTCGTGCCATGACGCACTGGGCGGCTGGGACGAATCCTTCTTCCTCTATTCCGAGGAGACCGACATCTGTCTTCGCGCCGCCGACCTCGGCATGGTCACGCGCTACGTGCCGGCGGCCGTGTGCACACACATCGGCGGCGCCTCGGGGCGATCCCCACGCATCCACGCCATGCAGATCGTCAACCGGGTCCGCCTCTATCGCCGCCGTCACGGCGCAGCCACGAGCTGGCTCTACCTGGCCCTGTCAGTGGCCAGCGAGGTCTCGTGGCTGTTGCGGGGGAAGGCAGAGTCACGGGAGGCGATCGTCAGCCTGCTGTCGCCACGCCGCCGCCCGCCCGAGCTCCAGTGCTCACAGCAGATGATGCCGATCTGAGCTCGTGGAGGTGATGGTGGCATGAGCAGCGCGCAGACGGACCCAAGCCGTCCCTTGGTGGTCTGGCAAGCGGGAGTTGCCTGGGACGGAGTGACAGGGACGGACTGGCACCTGGTCAATCATCTCAGCCGCCACGTCGACGTGCTCTGGGTCGACCCGCCCGTCTCGATCGTCACTCCGCTGCGCGCACGACAGAGGCCGGCGCTGAGGCCCCGCCTCGACGTGGTCGCTCCACGGATCACCCGCCTCAGGTGCTCGGCGCCACCGTTCGCCTTCCGCCCCGGTCTGGACCGGATCACTGTCGCGCTCGCCCGCGCAGCGATCAGGTCGTCCCTGGGACACCTGGAGCAGGTTCCGGAGGCCGTGGTCTCGACCTCGCCACTGCCAGCACTCGACGTGGTGGCGCGAGCGCGCCGCATCTACTTCGCGACCGACGACTTCTCGGCAGGCGCCGAGCTCATGGGCAAACGAGCCCGGCGGTTCCAACAGATCGAGCAGCGGCGAGTCCGGGAGGCGGATGTCCTCGGCGCGGTGTCTCCCGAGATCGTGGCTCGATGGGCGCCGGTCGAGCAGCCCACGTTCGTGCTCCCCAACGGCTGCGACGTGCAGCACTTCGCCGGCGTGGAGACTGCTCCCCTTCCCACCGACGTCTCGTTGCCGAGGCCCATCATCGGCCTGGTGGGACAACTCACGCCACGGATCGACCTGTCCCTGCTGGAGGCCGTGGCGGACGCCGGCATGTCGCTGCTCCTGGTCGGCCCCCGACAGGTCGACTTCGAGCCCCAGCGGGTGCGTCGGCTCCTCGAACGAGCCAACGTGGTCGCTGTCGGTCAGAAGCGCTTCGAGGAACTGCCCTCGTACCTGCGCATGATCGACGTCGGCCTCACTCCCTACACGGGTGACGCGTTCAACCTGGCCAGCTTCCCGCTCAAGACCCTCGAGTACCTCTCGGCCGGTCGACCGGTGGTCTCGACACCCCTGCCCGCCGTCGAGCGTCTCGCAGCACCGGGAGTGCGCACCGCCGCCACCCCCGATGAGTTCGTGACCGCGGTCAGGTCGACCCTTGCCGCCCAGGTCGCGCACCCGGGTGCATCAGAGGAACTGCGCAGCTTCGCCCGGCGACACGACTGGTCCGCCCGAGCCGCCACCTTCCTTGCGGACACCGGACTGGATCGCGACCTGCCGGGTGTCAGAGGGGCCGGGCGTTGAAGTCGTCCACGGCAACGCGCCCACGGTGTCGCTCCACCCTGCGTCGCACCTTGTAGGAGATCAGCCCCGCGCCAGACCTGGTCGTGTCCGACAGGACGCGAGGAGCGGAGGCCCGGCGGTCAAGGGCGTCCCGATAGACGGCCTCCTGCAGACCTGCAGCGGCATCCAGCGCAAACCTGGAGACGACGAGCTCCCGGCCGAA
Coding sequences within:
- a CDS encoding O-antigen ligase family protein — its product is MLLSENSRAKRLDGVTYLTVFLVAAFAIESRYVVGPLGAAGTPAQLIALTGLGWWLYYQVQRTHSDGWMVHPVRIGLFALLLAYMASFVAAMARPIDGVETSSATLGMVGVLGWLGIGLLAHDGVPTHERFDVLVRRLVLATALLGALGVAQFLTHDSLIRWFTIPGLQTSAPLGDLMSRAGFTRPAGTALHPIEFGAVLTTVLPIAIARARTHAAGRHPGAWLCVLAIALGIVVSGSRSAILAALVGLVVLGAAWSYRTRMMAVVLVGILLGFVAVALPGVSGSLFKLFTGFAEDGSTQSRTGSYTIVSEFFERQPWFGRGPSTFLPSYRILDNQYLLLLVDIGIVGLLVFLALMFAAIGSAWAARRLSTNRGTKEMAQSLSAAVAAAGFGLGTYDGFSFPMGTSVLFLVIGLSGTIWRLVRLEDCDSGPSIPDLGYFDSAESDLR
- a CDS encoding glycosyltransferase produces the protein MSSAQTDPSRPLVVWQAGVAWDGVTGTDWHLVNHLSRHVDVLWVDPPVSIVTPLRARQRPALRPRLDVVAPRITRLRCSAPPFAFRPGLDRITVALARAAIRSSLGHLEQVPEAVVSTSPLPALDVVARARRIYFATDDFSAGAELMGKRARRFQQIEQRRVREADVLGAVSPEIVARWAPVEQPTFVLPNGCDVQHFAGVETAPLPTDVSLPRPIIGLVGQLTPRIDLSLLEAVADAGMSLLLVGPRQVDFEPQRVRRLLERANVVAVGQKRFEELPSYLRMIDVGLTPYTGDAFNLASFPLKTLEYLSAGRPVVSTPLPAVERLAAPGVRTAATPDEFVTAVRSTLAAQVAHPGASEELRSFARRHDWSARAATFLADTGLDRDLPGVRGAGR
- a CDS encoding glycosyltransferase family 2 protein, which encodes MVAGIDVVVVTHNSERVIGDLLDSLGPALDGLPARTVVVDNGSTDDTCAVVAQHPDCVLVRSDNRGYAAGINLGVATLEGEGSILVLNPDVRLSPGCVRALMGALEVPGTGIAAPRVLNEDGSLFHSLRREPTLGRALGLGRTGLGFLSETVSDDAVYDAPQVTDWALGAVLLVSRSCHDALGGWDESFFLYSEETDICLRAADLGMVTRYVPAAVCTHIGGASGRSPRIHAMQIVNRVRLYRRRHGAATSWLYLALSVASEVSWLLRGKAESREAIVSLLSPRRRPPELQCSQQMMPI